The following are from one region of the Candidatus Hydrothermales bacterium genome:
- a CDS encoding DivIVA domain-containing protein: MKIAPIEIRNAEFPRTLRGYDPEKVREFLRTVADQMEELVRENLTLNERIRDLDSKVEDYRRMENIMKEALLTTQKTTEELKRNAQKEAELLISNAKIESEKILENTRKELKKLKEEIEFLKSKKEGFLWELKSLLDTQIEWLNAQFRLLEEQKRKSDR; the protein is encoded by the coding sequence ATGAAAATTGCACCAATTGAAATAAGAAACGCAGAGTTCCCTAGAACTTTAAGGGGTTATGATCCTGAAAAAGTAAGAGAGTTTTTAAGAACTGTAGCAGATCAGATGGAGGAACTTGTAAGAGAAAATTTAACTTTAAACGAAAGGATAAGAGATCTAGATAGTAAGGTTGAAGACTATAGGAGAATGGAAAATATTATGAAAGAAGCACTCCTTACGACCCAGAAAACTACAGAAGAGCTTAAAAGGAATGCACAAAAGGAAGCAGAACTTTTAATATCAAATGCTAAAATTGAATCAGAAAAGATCTTAGAAAACACAAGAAAAGAGCTGAAGAAGTTAAAGGAAGAAATTGAGTTTCTAAAATCAAAAAAAGAAGGGTTTCTTTGGGAACTAAAATCACTCCTTGACACTCAAATTGAATGGCTAAACGCTCAATTTAGACTACTTGAGGAACAAAAGAGAAAATCTGATCGATGA
- a CDS encoding PH domain-containing protein produces the protein MEWRVWLLAEHKLKGILVSLLVLLVSFLIFISFGKFFSFLSLLILVSSLSNFFFPIKYKIDNDKIVVEKPFWRREISLKEIKRVEKIKAGIFVSPYKKSGILDNFRGLIIITKEKDTVYGFIEKARTSHNT, from the coding sequence ATGGAGTGGAGGGTTTGGCTCTTAGCTGAGCACAAATTAAAAGGTATACTTGTCTCCTTACTAGTCCTCCTTGTTTCATTTTTAATTTTTATTTCATTCGGTAAGTTTTTTTCGTTTCTATCACTTTTAATTCTTGTTTCCTCACTTAGTAACTTTTTCTTTCCCATTAAATATAAGATAGATAACGATAAAATAGTAGTTGAAAAACCTTTTTGGAGAAGAGAAATAAGTTTAAAAGAAATAAAGAGGGTAGAGAAAATAAAGGCTGGAATTTTTGTTTCCCCCTATAAAAAAAGCGGAATTTTAGATAATTTTAGAGGACTTATTATAATAACCAAGGAAAAAGATACTGTATATGGATTTATTGAAAAAGCTAGAACGTCTCACAATACCTGA
- a CDS encoding YggS family pyridoxal phosphate-dependent enzyme has product MKKLERLTIPERIEIIKEIIEKEAEYPDKVKILGATKGIDLERIKVAFEHGIKLFGENRIKEAETKISSFREPEWHMIGHLQTNKVKRALELFEVIESVDSFRLLDEIDKRAAVSKKIVKILIEVNTSCEPTKFGFKKEELLENFHKFFEYKNVSIKGLFTVGPYPVNEKATRKSFSDLRELRDKLNSEYNVNLEELSMGMSEDFVFALKEGATIIRLGRILFGERN; this is encoded by the coding sequence TTGAAAAAGCTAGAACGTCTCACAATACCTGAGAGAATTGAAATTATAAAAGAAATTATTGAAAAAGAAGCTGAGTATCCTGATAAAGTTAAGATACTTGGGGCAACAAAGGGAATAGACCTTGAGAGAATAAAAGTTGCCTTTGAACATGGCATAAAACTCTTTGGAGAAAATAGAATCAAAGAGGCTGAGACAAAAATAAGTAGCTTCAGAGAACCAGAGTGGCACATGATCGGACACTTACAGACAAATAAGGTTAAAAGAGCCTTAGAACTATTCGAAGTGATTGAAAGCGTAGATTCCTTTAGACTACTGGATGAGATTGATAAAAGAGCCGCAGTCTCTAAAAAGATAGTAAAAATCTTAATTGAAGTAAATACCTCCTGCGAACCAACAAAGTTTGGTTTTAAAAAAGAGGAACTCCTTGAAAATTTCCATAAATTTTTTGAATATAAAAACGTATCTATAAAGGGTCTTTTTACAGTAGGCCCCTATCCGGTAAACGAAAAAGCTACAAGGAAAAGTTTTTCTGATCTAAGAGAGTTGAGAGATAAACTAAACAGCGAGTATAATGTAAACTTGGAGGAGCTATCAATGGGGATGAGTGAGGATTTTGTATTTGCCCTGAAAGAGGGAGCAACAATAATAAGGCTTGGTAGAATTTTATTTGGAGAAAGGAATTAG
- a CDS encoding SLBB domain-containing protein, whose product MFFLVFLAQIISGPSPYVPEYYVFPTEDKVLIEVQLWGHIAKPGLYQVPLRTDLVKLISLAGGPLPSADLKKVRIIRNGENRTVNVEKIFEANKIYVEPGDVIIVPMNTSTKFRDFINFLQSTITLLAQVILIYTFVKAQK is encoded by the coding sequence ATGTTTTTTTTAGTTTTTTTAGCACAGATTATTTCTGGTCCATCACCCTATGTACCCGAGTATTATGTTTTTCCTACAGAAGATAAGGTATTGATAGAGGTGCAATTATGGGGACACATCGCCAAACCCGGTCTTTATCAAGTTCCTTTAAGGACAGATTTGGTTAAGCTTATTTCTCTTGCAGGTGGACCTCTTCCCAGTGCTGATCTTAAAAAAGTTAGAATAATAAGAAATGGAGAAAATAGGACTGTTAACGTAGAGAAAATTTTTGAGGCAAATAAGATCTATGTTGAGCCTGGAGATGTGATTATTGTTCCCATGAATACTTCTACTAAATTTAGAGATTTTATAAATTTTTTACAAAGTACTATCACTTTATTGGCACAGGTAATACTTATATACACTTTTGTTAAGGCACAGAAATGA
- a CDS encoding aminotransferase class I/II-fold pyridoxal phosphate-dependent enzyme: MGTERLRNALMREYEKLKDEGRLKGKEFIITDIKKPENGRGPRYILKGFKDKEFIRMNSNSYLGMSLHEEIIKTDEEYVRKFGVGPGAVRFISGTFEPHRLLEKKLAEFHKREDCMIYSAAYVTVIGVLAALITNETIVLSDELNHNCIINAIRLSRPKEKFIYKHLDMVDLEEKVKNSIGKAKRLIIVTDGVFSMRGDFAPLKEIEEISNKYDKYFEENIIVVVDDSHGVGAFGETGRGTEEYTGSRCDILIGTLGKAFGVNGGYVVSDEIIINYLKETAITYVYSNPITPAEAACCLKVLEFLDSEEGRNRLKYLREITRYFREGVIKLGYETIMSDHPIVPLLIRDTWKTKKLVDYLVEHGVLVTGLTYPVVPRGDETIRFQINADHTYYDIDYVLGVLRKFKEENT; the protein is encoded by the coding sequence ATGGGAACTGAAAGACTAAGAAACGCCTTAATGAGAGAATATGAAAAACTTAAAGATGAAGGAAGGCTTAAGGGAAAAGAGTTTATTATCACTGATATAAAAAAGCCAGAAAACGGCAGGGGACCTAGGTATATCCTTAAAGGTTTTAAGGATAAAGAGTTCATCAGGATGAATTCTAACTCTTACCTCGGGATGTCCCTTCATGAAGAGATAATAAAAACTGATGAAGAATACGTAAGAAAATTTGGTGTAGGACCAGGAGCAGTAAGATTCATAAGCGGAACCTTCGAACCACATAGGTTACTTGAAAAAAAATTAGCAGAATTTCATAAAAGAGAAGACTGCATGATCTACAGCGCTGCCTACGTAACAGTAATCGGAGTACTCGCCGCTCTCATAACAAATGAAACAATTGTTCTAAGTGATGAGTTAAATCACAACTGTATTATTAATGCTATAAGACTTTCAAGACCAAAAGAAAAATTTATCTATAAACATCTTGACATGGTAGACCTTGAAGAAAAAGTAAAAAATTCAATCGGTAAAGCAAAAAGACTCATTATTGTCACAGATGGTGTATTTAGTATGAGAGGGGACTTTGCTCCCCTGAAAGAGATTGAAGAAATCTCTAATAAATATGATAAGTATTTTGAAGAAAATATTATTGTAGTAGTGGACGATTCTCACGGTGTGGGAGCCTTTGGAGAAACAGGAAGGGGAACTGAAGAGTACACAGGTTCAAGATGCGACATACTAATTGGCACACTTGGTAAAGCTTTTGGAGTTAACGGTGGATATGTTGTTTCCGATGAAATCATAATAAATTATCTTAAGGAAACAGCAATTACCTACGTTTATTCAAATCCCATTACACCAGCAGAAGCAGCTTGCTGTCTTAAAGTTCTTGAGTTTCTCGACAGTGAAGAGGGAAGAAATAGACTAAAGTATCTAAGAGAAATAACGAGATATTTTAGAGAGGGAGTTATTAAACTAGGATATGAAACTATTATGAGTGACCATCCGATTGTGCCTCTTTTAATTCGTGACACTTGGAAGACAAAAAAACTCGTTGATTACTTAGTAGAGCACGGCGTTTTAGTAACAGGTCTTACCTATCCTGTGGTTCCAAGAGGTGACGAGACAATAAGATTTCAAATAAACGCAGATCACACCTATTATGATATCGATTATGTCCTTGGTGTTCTAAGAAAGTTTAAGGAAGAAAATACTTAA
- the asnS gene encoding asparagine--tRNA ligase, whose translation MEFIDIASAGKYLGKLVSIKGWLYNKRSKGKIHFLIIRDGTGFIQGIVEKNEVEERVFRIYDELTQESSIIVSGIIREDERSPYRYEISVKDIKLVQKSHDYPIQKKEHSVGFLLPHRHLWLRSKKQWAIMRVRHEIIRAIRDFFDNEGFVLIDAPILTPSACEGTTTLFETDYFGEKAYLSQSGQLYMEAACMAHKKVYCFGPTFRAEKSKTKRHLMEFWMVEPEIAYAELDDIIELSERFVTYIVARVLDKKREELKLLERDTTLLEKVSPPFPKITYTEAVNKLKEKFPKFEWGEDFGAPHEYFLSTLYEKPLVITRYPKKVKAFYMKPDPQNSETVLCMDVLAPEGYGEIIGGSQREDDYDALLKRMEEENMPIEYYRWYLELRKYGSVPHSGFGLGLERTVSWVCGLEHIREAIPFPRLLEKIYP comes from the coding sequence ATGGAATTTATAGACATAGCTAGTGCCGGTAAATATTTAGGTAAACTGGTAAGTATAAAGGGCTGGCTATATAACAAAAGATCTAAGGGGAAAATTCATTTTCTCATAATAAGGGATGGGACAGGCTTCATCCAGGGTATCGTTGAAAAAAACGAAGTTGAAGAGAGAGTATTCAGAATTTATGATGAACTAACACAAGAATCCTCAATTATTGTAAGTGGAATTATAAGGGAAGATGAGAGGTCTCCCTATCGCTACGAAATCTCTGTGAAAGATATAAAACTAGTTCAGAAATCTCATGACTATCCAATACAAAAAAAGGAACACAGCGTTGGATTTCTCTTACCACATAGACACCTATGGTTAAGATCAAAGAAACAATGGGCTATAATGAGAGTAAGGCATGAAATAATAAGAGCAATAAGAGATTTTTTTGATAACGAAGGTTTCGTGTTGATAGATGCCCCTATTTTAACGCCTTCTGCCTGTGAGGGAACTACAACCCTTTTTGAAACAGACTATTTTGGAGAAAAGGCCTATCTTTCTCAATCAGGGCAACTTTATATGGAAGCAGCCTGTATGGCTCACAAAAAGGTCTATTGCTTTGGCCCTACCTTTAGAGCCGAAAAAAGCAAAACTAAGAGACACCTAATGGAGTTTTGGATGGTTGAACCTGAGATTGCCTATGCTGAACTTGATGATATAATTGAACTTTCTGAAAGATTTGTAACTTACATTGTCGCAAGAGTCTTAGACAAAAAAAGAGAGGAACTTAAACTGCTCGAGAGAGACACTACACTGCTTGAAAAGGTGTCTCCACCTTTCCCAAAAATAACTTATACTGAGGCAGTTAATAAATTAAAAGAGAAATTTCCCAAATTTGAGTGGGGAGAGGATTTTGGAGCTCCCCATGAATACTTCCTTTCGACACTTTATGAGAAACCACTTGTAATAACGAGATATCCTAAAAAAGTAAAGGCTTTCTATATGAAACCTGATCCACAAAATAGTGAAACAGTTTTATGTATGGATGTTTTGGCACCAGAAGGTTATGGCGAAATAATAGGAGGTAGTCAAAGAGAGGATGACTACGATGCCCTTTTAAAGAGAATGGAAGAGGAAAATATGCCAATTGAATACTATAGGTGGTATTTAGAACTAAGAAAATATGGTTCTGTTCCCCATTCTGGCTTTGGACTTGGTCTTGAAAGAACAGTTAGTTGGGTCTGTGGACTCGAGCATATAAGAGAAGCAATACCTTTTCCTCGTTTACTCGAAAAAATCTATCCTTGA
- a CDS encoding EamA family transporter: protein MGNIILPFITLLGWGLWGFFSKISTKFFKWYEYYIFSTIISLFFSLCLFFAFRNEISLKIEGILYLFLALFTGSTGTITFYLALTKGKASIIVPLTSLYPAFTVILAKFFLKEELTLRKSLGIILAIIAIFILSSEDT from the coding sequence ATGGGTAATATAATTTTGCCTTTTATTACTCTTTTGGGTTGGGGGCTTTGGGGTTTTTTTTCAAAGATATCGACGAAATTTTTTAAGTGGTATGAATATTATATTTTTTCTACTATAATATCCCTTTTTTTCTCTCTTTGTCTTTTCTTTGCTTTTAGGAATGAAATAAGTTTAAAAATAGAGGGAATTTTATATTTATTTCTTGCGCTTTTTACTGGCTCAACAGGGACAATAACCTTCTACTTAGCGCTTACAAAAGGGAAGGCTTCAATAATTGTTCCTCTCACTTCACTATATCCTGCCTTTACCGTTATTCTTGCAAAATTTTTTTTAAAAGAAGAGTTAACACTAAGGAAATCCTTAGGAATAATTCTTGCAATCATTGCCATTTTTATTCTTTCGTCGGAGGATACATAG
- a CDS encoding purine-nucleoside phosphorylase, with the protein MKNIVEFLKDNGISKAEIGILAGSGWSKLEDFINPQKRLKYSEIRDFPISKVKGHKGELIYGTIGGKRVVLFSGRFHYYEGYSMEEVTLPVKILKELGGKVLIVTNAAGGLNPSFDVGDLMIITDHINLFPENPLRGNPIFPSMLEAYDGKIIEEIESIANKKNIKIKRGVYVGWQGPSLETKAEYKFLRIIGADAVGLSTVPEVIMARALGLKVIGFSAITNMGLGEKAKDVTHDEVLKVAEECAKMAGEIIKTWIEEHFS; encoded by the coding sequence ATGAAAAATATAGTTGAATTCCTGAAAGATAATGGTATTTCAAAAGCTGAAATCGGAATTTTGGCTGGTTCCGGCTGGTCTAAATTAGAAGACTTTATAAATCCTCAGAAACGATTAAAATACTCTGAAATTCGAGACTTTCCCATAAGTAAAGTAAAAGGTCATAAGGGAGAACTTATATATGGAACTATAGGTGGAAAAAGGGTGGTTTTATTTTCAGGAAGATTTCATTACTATGAGGGTTACAGCATGGAAGAAGTTACCTTACCCGTGAAAATTCTAAAGGAGCTCGGTGGAAAAGTGCTTATAGTGACAAATGCTGCTGGTGGTTTAAATCCTTCCTTCGATGTTGGAGATTTAATGATAATAACTGATCATATAAATTTGTTTCCTGAAAACCCATTAAGGGGAAACCCTATATTCCCATCTATGCTTGAGGCCTATGACGGTAAGATAATAGAGGAGATTGAGAGTATAGCGAATAAAAAAAATATAAAAATAAAAAGGGGGGTATATGTAGGTTGGCAGGGGCCTTCGCTTGAAACAAAGGCAGAGTATAAGTTTTTAAGGATAATAGGGGCAGATGCCGTGGGACTTTCCACTGTTCCTGAAGTTATCATGGCTAGAGCCTTAGGCCTAAAAGTTATAGGTTTTTCAGCTATAACAAATATGGGCTTAGGCGAAAAGGCTAAAGACGTTACACACGATGAGGTTTTGAAAGTAGCAGAGGAGTGTGCTAAAATGGCTGGAGAAATTATAAAAACATGGATAGAGGAGCACTTTTCCTGA
- a CDS encoding penicillin acylase family protein, with translation MLRKVLTFIFLFFIFLIIFLSFYFHLTLPKREGSLILKGLKDTVIVRFNEYGIPWIQAKSAHDLFFAQGFIHAQDRLFQMDIWRRICEGKLSEIFGEKLFKTDSFFRLIGIKRNSESLFENLYPLEREILKSYSEGVNAFIERSKKLLPIEFLILRYSPERWEPVHSIEIGKLISWSLNFSFLGDLLFSTIKNKKGEEVLKKVLPYYPEDAPFVSDVNFEREIEEIKDISLNLRNFYYFDMSSNACAVKNPTFLLNDPHLAFTFPPIWYFNILQIDTLILMGFSIPGIPIIIVGKNSKIAVGVTSLILDEGDFIKIKKENIDTIFEEIRVKDKTKKIKILLKENLPVIKEEKDYVLCYFWRGFLLSHEFFSIYNLYLSKNVFEAKGSLREFRSPSLNFIIADNSGNILYTPCAWIERKREMSILERESIPKDFLSPDEIPYILNPPYLFSTNNPPFRGFPYYLSIYFSFSARAKRYEKNLRRMKEINLDSLKNIQNDIKSEFSKFVLEKVFKACEKINLNEKEKEILELLKNWDHSFDKNKVEPYLYTKLILKIMEEYFRPLLGDTLYKEFMDFSSIPFSSFEINLENGNINDEIIVSAFRKLAKEVKFEKYGKYAKAKFRHPFSNIFFLEKFFTKGPLSVSGSLETPNKMGYSLLKPFEIIEGPSMRMIVDLKNDDIYIVLPPGQSGNFIDKNSSDQLKLWERREYIKIEEKDFTKVLKLLPK, from the coding sequence ATGACCTTTTCTTTGCTCAAGGCTTTATTCACGCCCAAGATAGACTCTTTCAAATGGACATTTGGCGAAGAATTTGTGAAGGAAAACTCTCCGAAATATTCGGCGAAAAATTATTTAAAACTGATTCCTTCTTTAGATTAATTGGAATAAAAAGAAACAGTGAGTCGTTATTTGAAAATTTGTATCCTCTTGAAAGGGAGATCCTTAAAAGCTACTCAGAGGGTGTAAACGCTTTTATAGAAAGAAGTAAGAAACTTTTGCCCATTGAATTTTTAATTTTAAGATATTCTCCAGAAAGATGGGAGCCAGTTCACTCAATAGAAATAGGTAAATTAATAAGCTGGAGTCTAAACTTCTCTTTTTTGGGTGACCTTCTCTTTTCAACAATAAAAAATAAAAAGGGTGAAGAGGTCTTAAAAAAAGTTTTACCTTATTATCCGGAAGATGCACCATTTGTGAGTGATGTTAACTTTGAAAGGGAAATAGAAGAAATTAAAGATATTTCACTAAATTTGAGAAATTTTTACTATTTTGATATGTCGTCAAACGCATGTGCTGTAAAAAATCCCACTTTTCTTTTAAATGATCCTCACCTTGCCTTTACATTTCCTCCTATTTGGTATTTCAATATTTTACAAATCGATACCTTGATTTTAATGGGTTTTTCTATTCCAGGAATCCCAATAATTATAGTAGGGAAAAATTCAAAAATTGCTGTCGGAGTTACCTCTTTAATTCTTGATGAAGGCGACTTTATAAAAATAAAAAAAGAAAACATAGATACAATCTTCGAAGAGATAAGAGTTAAAGATAAAACTAAAAAAATAAAAATTTTATTAAAAGAAAACTTACCTGTTATAAAAGAAGAAAAAGATTATGTCCTTTGTTATTTTTGGCGTGGATTTCTTTTATCCCATGAATTTTTCTCAATTTATAACCTATACCTATCAAAGAATGTTTTTGAGGCAAAAGGATCACTCAGAGAATTTAGATCTCCTTCTCTGAATTTTATTATCGCTGATAACTCAGGAAACATTCTATACACTCCATGCGCCTGGATCGAAAGAAAAAGGGAAATGTCTATTTTAGAAAGAGAGAGCATTCCAAAAGATTTCTTATCACCTGATGAAATTCCGTATATCTTAAATCCTCCTTATCTTTTTTCTACAAATAATCCACCATTTAGAGGTTTCCCCTATTATCTTTCTATTTATTTCTCCTTTTCTGCTCGGGCAAAAAGATACGAAAAAAATTTAAGGAGAATGAAGGAGATAAATCTTGACTCTTTAAAAAATATTCAAAACGATATTAAAAGTGAATTTTCAAAATTCGTTCTTGAAAAAGTTTTTAAAGCCTGTGAAAAAATAAACTTAAATGAAAAGGAAAAGGAGATTTTAGAGCTCCTTAAAAATTGGGATCATTCTTTCGATAAAAATAAGGTCGAACCATACTTATACACAAAACTAATTTTAAAAATTATGGAAGAATACTTTAGACCACTCTTAGGCGATACTCTCTATAAGGAATTTATGGATTTTTCCTCTATACCTTTTTCTTCCTTTGAAATAAACCTAGAAAATGGAAATATAAATGATGAAATTATTGTATCAGCATTTAGGAAGCTTGCAAAAGAAGTAAAATTTGAAAAATATGGGAAATATGCAAAGGCTAAATTTAGACATCCCTTTTCAAACATTTTCTTTCTTGAAAAATTCTTTACAAAGGGACCTTTGAGTGTTTCTGGAAGTTTAGAGACACCAAATAAAATGGGTTATTCTCTTTTAAAACCCTTTGAAATAATTGAGGGACCCTCGATGAGAATGATTGTTGATCTAAAAAACGACGACATTTATATAGTGCTGCCACCAGGTCAAAGCGGAAATTTTATTGATAAAAACTCTTCTGACCAACTTAAATTGTGGGAAAGGAGAGAATATATAAAGATTGAAGAAAAAGACTTTACGAAAGTTCTAAAGCTTTTACCTAAGTAA
- the truD gene encoding tRNA pseudouridine(13) synthase TruD — MKFKVFPEDFFVEEVLKEGVLKEKGIFKLYKAKKVFLESFYLKKLIERAFNVKISLAGLKDKKSVSIFYFTAKGNLPNFIKFKDFSAELVGFSDKELSGSDIEKNNFKITMREINEEELESLIEVIEDLKVNGFPNYFDIQRLSYEPASLFFPYILKRDYKEAIKVHLLSLSPESRKNLRRFKKILKRSFYEPAKLIYFAPSKKEREIINKLIKGKYIEILKSIEPEILKIYFEKFSSYLWNKCASKFLSKGKISGKVGFKLKIKNVYLFVPEKINESAKRIVESSLFPVLGTDKLVSHPEFEEILIKELRKENIDYPLNIPDFLRNFSYKSYPRKLWIYPQNLSYDYKDKNLILNFSLDPGAYATLFIKLLIKKLKLCILRRKNKNGNDCKNYS, encoded by the coding sequence ATGAAATTTAAGGTTTTCCCTGAAGATTTTTTTGTAGAGGAAGTCCTAAAGGAGGGAGTTTTAAAAGAAAAAGGCATATTTAAGCTTTATAAGGCTAAAAAAGTTTTTTTAGAAAGTTTTTATCTAAAAAAATTAATCGAGAGAGCTTTTAATGTTAAAATTAGCTTGGCAGGTTTAAAGGATAAAAAATCAGTTAGCATCTTTTACTTTACTGCAAAGGGAAATTTACCAAACTTTATCAAGTTTAAGGATTTCTCAGCAGAACTTGTTGGTTTTTCAGATAAGGAGCTCTCTGGTAGTGACATAGAAAAGAATAATTTTAAGATAACTATGAGAGAAATAAATGAGGAAGAACTAGAAAGTTTAATAGAGGTAATTGAAGATTTAAAAGTGAACGGGTTTCCTAACTACTTTGATATTCAGAGATTGTCATACGAGCCGGCAAGTCTCTTTTTTCCTTATATTTTAAAAAGAGATTATAAAGAGGCAATTAAAGTTCACCTTTTATCTCTTTCGCCAGAATCAAGAAAAAATTTAAGAAGATTTAAGAAAATTTTAAAAAGATCTTTTTATGAACCAGCAAAGCTAATTTATTTTGCACCATCAAAAAAAGAAAGAGAAATAATAAATAAATTAATAAAAGGAAAATACATAGAAATTTTAAAAAGTATTGAACCTGAAATTTTAAAAATTTACTTTGAAAAATTCTCTTCTTACCTCTGGAATAAATGTGCAAGTAAATTTCTTTCAAAAGGTAAAATAAGTGGTAAAGTTGGTTTTAAATTAAAAATAAAGAATGTCTATCTTTTTGTACCAGAAAAAATTAACGAAAGCGCAAAAAGGATTGTTGAAAGCTCCCTTTTTCCAGTTCTTGGTACAGATAAACTTGTTTCCCATCCCGAATTTGAAGAAATCTTAATAAAGGAATTAAGAAAAGAAAACATAGATTATCCACTAAATATTCCAGATTTTCTACGTAATTTCTCTTATAAAAGTTATCCGAGAAAATTATGGATATATCCACAAAACTTAAGTTATGACTATAAAGATAAAAATTTAATTCTAAATTTTTCACTTGATCCTGGTGCTTATGCCACTCTTTTTATAAAATTACTTATAAAAAAACTTAAACTATGTATCCTCCGACGAAAGAATAAAAATGGCAATGATTGCAAGAATTATTCCTAA
- a CDS encoding polyprenol monophosphomannose synthase: MKILVIIPTFNERENIFELINKIFSLGIDLDILVVDDNSPDRTWEVVQDLTKKYSKLNLLLRKKKEGLGYAYRDGFRWAIERDYDIIIHLDADFSHDPSEIPNFIKKINEGYDVVVGSRYVNGVRVINWPIKRLLLSYFANLYARILTGVKIKDLTSGYKAFKREVVVNIPWKEVSSGGYGFQIETVFYPYFLGYKIHEIPIVFIERRKGKSKMSKRIIVEAFFLVIKLFLKRFFKRLYNKKYNKKLCFF, from the coding sequence GTGAAGATTCTTGTGATTATTCCGACATTTAACGAAAGGGAAAATATTTTTGAGTTAATAAATAAAATTTTTTCTCTTGGAATTGATCTTGATATTTTAGTAGTTGATGATAATTCCCCAGATAGGACATGGGAGGTGGTTCAAGATTTGACTAAAAAGTACAGTAAACTTAATTTACTTTTAAGAAAAAAGAAAGAAGGTCTTGGTTATGCCTATAGAGATGGTTTTAGGTGGGCAATTGAGAGAGATTATGATATTATAATTCATCTTGATGCTGACTTTTCACATGATCCTTCAGAAATACCAAATTTTATAAAGAAAATTAACGAAGGCTATGATGTTGTTGTAGGCTCTAGATATGTAAATGGTGTCAGAGTTATAAATTGGCCTATAAAAAGACTACTTCTTTCGTATTTTGCAAATTTGTATGCAAGAATTTTAACAGGAGTGAAAATAAAAGATCTAACCTCTGGTTATAAAGCTTTTAAAAGAGAGGTTGTTGTCAATATCCCTTGGAAAGAAGTTTCATCTGGCGGATACGGTTTTCAAATAGAGACAGTATTTTATCCTTATTTTTTAGGATACAAAATACATGAAATTCCAATTGTTTTTATAGAAAGGAGAAAAGGAAAATCTAAGATGTCTAAAAGAATTATAGTAGAAGCTTTTTTTCTTGTTATTAAGCTTTTTTTGAAAAGATTTTTCAAAAGATTATATAATAAAAAATATAATAAAAAATTATGTTTTTTTTAG